The DNA window TTGTACCTGCCCTTCCCGAACAGCGCCGCCTCGCCAGACGAGATGGGGATCGAGATcttggtcgccgccgccggcgtgggGGAGTGGGGGCCGTGGTGGTGGTCGACGACGGCCTTCATAGCTCCGGGGACGCGGTAGGAGTGGCAGCGGGGAAAGGAGTGGACTGTGGAGTGAGCTAGTGAGGAAAGGGGTGGTGGTTTGTGATGCTGACAGTGGGCCGAGTTGCAAGTTACAACTTACAAGGATTAAATGGTCGTTAACttagaaattaaaaaaaatcatcaCCACGACGTTATTTGGAGTTAGTTCCATCGATGAGCCGTTCTGCTCCGGTGCGTTTGTGACGCTGCAATGGGCTCGAGTTTATGGAAATTGCTCCCGTATATTCTAGACTTTTAAACTTTCAGtaagtgtttttttttttgctggtAGTAAGTGGTTTTATTGCAATGTCCATAGTTCATTCCTTACCTGATTTTATTACAACATCATCCCAATAGGCATATGACCAACTACTTCTCTTTATTTTATTGTTTTAAAGATTTGTGAAAGTTAATCTTAgatactctaatttaaatgctacAGGTGGAGATGCTCTTGTATTGTCTTTAATCAACGAGTACATTTGAGCTAGAATATATCTCTCTCTTATGTAGTTTCTTTCCATCTCTTTTTTCTTGACTGCATGTTTTACTTCAGATAATACTATGTTGTGCTGGCCCTTTCATGTCAGATCAAGGTCCTACTTAAACAAAGGCTTCTAAAAGCATTGAATTTTCCTTAAAAATTATTGATTTTACACGAACGGAACATCCAATCTGAACTCAATTATTGACGGAAGCTTGAGTAACAAAAGAAGCTATAGTTGGATCATGAAAATCTCAGGATCCAGGTAGACCTCTCTGTAACGATTTGAAACAAGAATATAATGGAGTCTTGTTACGCTACTTGAAGTAGCGCGAAAGTGCGTAATACCTTGATGCATACAAGTCGGCTCAGATACGTAGGATGGTGCTGGATATACCGCAAGCGTTGACTTTAGAGAATTGCAGTAAATAAGAGAGGAGACCAAGGACATTCATTAGAGAGGATGAGAAGAAAAATAATAAGAATGAGGCAAGTTAACTGAGTTGTTCTTGTCACTTGCTGATAGGGACCATCCCTTTTAGCCCACCTATTTTAGTGTTCGTTTTTGTTTGCATTGAGTTGATACTCTTTTCTTAAGAAAAATAGCCCATAGATTGTTCGATTAAGTCTTCGTTCCTTCTTTCCAAACATCATTTTGTATATTTTCACATGTTTTCTATTTTTCTCACACTTTAGGATTTTTTCCTGCATTTCCTGCCATATATGTGTTTTATACACCTACATTCATGCTAGGTTCTTAGTCTTTGTTACCACCATCTCCTATTTGCAAGCATCTCAATTGTCTGACCTCGAAAAATGGTGTAAATGAGTACCATTGTCCGTCCAAGCTAGAGTTATCATGAAACCACCGTATATAATCCAAGGacattccttgtgatgtaagtAAAAGGTGAATCAATCCGTTGCTCTTGGTCAAGATTAACTGTTCTTCTATGACGATTTTGGGCATGATACACCGAATTTTTCTTTTGATGAACACTTCTATAGAAACATTACATATCACATACATGGTACACTGGACACGAAGGCATGATGCCGTGATCCTTACAATATTCACAACTTCATCTCTTGAACAACCTATATATCCTCTTGGTATTTAAACACCTGGCTTATGCTTTTTTTGTGTGGTGTAACTGTACAAGTGCAACCATATGCATGCTATAATATTGTTACTAGGTCAATCCACTCGTAGCATGAAGAGAATCACATAACATTGAGCTATGACCTAACAGTCGACCTTTGCTCGTATTTCTCATGGTTTCATTTATGGTTCTCAATCACACTCTATTTTTGAACAGTTTGCCATGTGCTCACCTAAAAACCATAAACCATTATTAGAAACATCAAAAGGAGAGAAAATAACATGTCATGAACCGGGATTATCAAGAACTTGTGTGTGGAAATGATGAAATCGAATGGATACCTTTTCACTCAAATTAGAGCATAACATCGGAAGCTTTTTGTTAAAAGACATAGTAGTTTTCTACAAAAACAATACAATACGACAACTTTGTTATGCCAATACGTTATGAGTCTACATATTGGAGAGATTACTACAAGATTAGATAAAACTTAACTAAATACTAGAACACACAAGAAATATTAGAATTGCTACACAAAACTTGTACAAACATTAGTTTTAGACCTTAACTTCTGAAATCTCAGAAACTACCCGTATAGCTACACATCGAGCAGCAGAAATCTACAAAACCATACGAGGAATTACGAAGAGCAGTTAGCAAAGTTCGATTAAGACCAAATCTACTGTTGTTGAGCGAAACAATCGGGCTGAACATACAAATCGCAATATCTGAAACTGTTAGAGAACGAACGGTCACTGAACTGGCAAGGCAAACGAGCGAAGAGAACGGCCAAAACCGGCACCAACTTTGTACGCGTAGATCCTATCAACGCGGCCGTGCCGTGTTCCCCAAACCGTCGCCATGGCAGGCCAGCCCAACGCTGATCCGGGTCCACATCAATCGGTGCCAGTTGCCAATCGCCACACCTCCAGCCGCCCTACGGGGCCCCACCGCCAGTCTGCGCAGCCCTACTCCACCGGGTGAAGGGTTGGGCAGAAGAAACCAGACAGACGCCAGCCCACACCGATCCGACGGTTCGACCGCCTCAACCCAATCGGACGGCCAAGCTGCTCGCTACTCTCTACTTCCGGCCCGCTCAAACCCAGCCACTTCCATGTGGGTCCCAGAGAGCACGGCCCATTCTGTCAGTGGTTGCTCTATTCAAACCGAGGTAAGGGTGGGCCCACGAATTAACTAATAGTATCTTGTGCTTAAAAGAAAAAATcagaggaaaaaaaagaaaaacggAGCCGGAGAAAAAGATGCTTTTGGCATCATCCAGCCCACCACGCCTCTCCGCTCCGCTTCCCCACCCGCCTCCTCTCAGAAGAAACACACGCCCCTCGGATCCGGCCACGTCAGCGATCCGCGTCCGGCGATCCGACCGCTCCGATTGGTCGTCCAGGCACCCCCCTCCCCCACCCTCCCCTGCACCGGGTCCACGGAGCGCCCCGTGAACCGCCCCCCTCTTCCCCCAATGGTGAGGAAAACGCCCTCCCCGTATAAATCACTCTGTATTTCAAATCCCCTCGGAACCAAACAGCCCTGGAGGAAAAAAATAATTTATTattggagaagaagaagagatgGTGGACGAGGCGTGGGagcgggcggtggaggcggcgctgcacgccggcggcgaggggagctCGTCGCCCGCGCGGAGCCTGACGCTGGACGGCGCCGTGAAGTGCATGTACGGCCGGCTCCCGGCGGCGGAGATACTGGAGCGGCACCAGAGCCTGGAGCACCTCTCGATCGCCGGCGTCGGGGTCACGTCGCTCGAGGGGTTCCCGCGGCTGCGGAACCTAACGCGGCTCACGCTCTCCGACAACCGCATCGCTGGCGGCCTCGACCACCTCGTCGCCGCGGGGCTCTCCTCGCTGCGGGACCTCGACCTCAGCAACAACCGCATCCAGGACGTCGACGAcctcgcgccgctcgccggactACGCCTCGTCTCTCTCGACCTCTACGAGTGCCCGGTCACAAGGGTCAAGGACTACAGATCCAGGGTGTTCGGGATGATCCGGACGCTCAAGTATCTCGACAAGATGGACGCCGATGAGAACGAGCGCCCCGAGTCggatgacgatgacgacgatGGGGACGGGGACGGGGACGGGGAAGGCGACGGGgaaggcgacggcgacggcgacggcgacggcgacgaagATGACGACGATGAGGAAGACGAAGACGACCCCGGGAGCGGCGAGGTGGCCAACGGGGGTGTCTCGCACTcgcgcggcggcgtggcgtcGCACCCGGTGGAGGTGAATGGGGTGATCGATGTGGACGAGGAAGAGAGCGACGCTGACGAGGTCGTCCCGAACGGGGGAATCGAGCACCACCACGGGGCAAACGGGTTCCGGGTCGCGGCGGCCGGAGAAGCCCCagaagaggaggatgaggacgTGGAGGATGACGAcgaggatgatgatgaggactttgaggaggaggaggaggaggaggatttGGGAGAGGAGatcgatgaagatggtgatgatgaggaTGCTGTTGTGGAAGTCCATGATGTACCGAGTAGTGATGATGAGGAAGATGGTGTTGAGGTGGAGGATGACGAAGAGGATGATGAAGAGGAGGAAGTTGAGGATGAAGGCGAGGAGGCTGAGCCACAGAGCAGTGGAAGGGTTGCCATGATGACGGGGGAGGATGGAGGAGAAGAGATAGATGGGCATGAGCATGGAGAAGGGGATGATGAGGATGAGAATGGTGAGATTGGAGAAGAGGATGATGAGGGATTGGAGGCTGATAGGGGTTTTGAGGAGGGAAATGAAGATGAGGACGCGGATGATGAGGTATAACGCATCAACTTTCTCCCAAGCGTTTCAAGTGCTTTTACCATTACTTTCAATTTTTTGTTTGTTCAGTTAGCAATTCGTTTATTATTATCCCGTAGTTAATACAGCTGCAGTTATGGATCATGTCAGTTTTTTCTTCAGCAGATATAACATTGCTTGTATTGTGTTTGTTCTGCATACTATTTATTGGCGTGATGTGTTATTAGGTGAAAGTAGGGAAATTAGGTTGTTTGGGTGTCCCTTGTGTATCTGTTTTAGCAAGAGGTTATTGAAAATGGTTTTTAACCTGTGTGCTGCTTTGGAGCATTTAGAACATGTTAGCGCCATGGTTGTTGGGGAACACATCTAAGATGTTTTCTTGTGGTTTACATTTGTAATTACTTTTTGCATGGTTCACTGCCGCTATCTGCTATCCTTTAATGCCTAGAATGCAACCTTTTTGACTCAGTAAACTTGTAGTTGTGGTAGTATGGCCTGAAAATGGCAACTTCTGGTATTAGTATGCTTATTTTTAGCAGTCTGAAATTTTTGTTTTATTGTATGTTTTCTGGAAGTAAGAAAAAATTATTTGTTGCATAGGATCTGTTGGATTATCAACAGTAGTATTACTGCCTAGTCCTTTTGAATTATTATAATTTTGCAACCATATATTATGATGATGCATCTGTTTTATCAgtagtttttttttcttatcTGTATATTTTTTAATGTATGTACTTCTGTGTATGTTTCTGTTTTAGCGATTATATTTTTTTTGCTCGCAAACTTCTATTTTAGTGGTTTTTAAAATTTTCCTTTGCATACAAGCACATATATTTGCACTATGGTTCATATAATAGTTTATGCTCTTATTCTTTGTAATGCTCTGGTTAATGATTTTTTCATGAACCTGGGCACTTTCTTTGTGACTCTGCCTTGTCCAGGCAGTAGTAGAATTTTCCTAGGGAGCTGTGCAGGTTTCCCTAAAAATTGATGATCCAGATTATTTGTGCCCTGCCTTGCAATTTGCAAACCAGTTGTATGTATTAACAATCAGTCAATCCATGTACTGCATAGTTTTTTGTTACCTCTTTGTTCATCATGTTATTGTTATTTTAGTTGGTTGCTCATGTGGTTGGACTATCAATCTTTGAAGATGCAAAACTGGATTTTATCAAGTTTTTATTTACAGCACTATAGTTATATTTTATTTCTTGCTGACTTGATCTTTAAATGCCTATGAGCTTGGGATTGTATTGACTGTTAGCGAACAAGTGTCTGTTCTCTCTTAGCTATGTCCAGGGTTTACTGATTAGAATTGGTTATCTGCATGTTTGCTAAAGTCTATAATTGTTTCTGGGCTTCTGGTCCTTTGGTACTCAGGAATTATTATTTTTGGTCATTTCCAAGTGGCTTTCCAGATATTTTTTCTGTTTTGAGTTCTCTGTATTGGTAGGGAAATTAGATATGCAATCTTAACTAAGATATCCttgttatttttatttgttCAGGATGAAGACACAGAATATCTTGTTCAACCAATCGCCCAACCTCAGCCCGTGCCCATTGGAAGCGACTTCGATGCAGCTGACCCTGATGATGCTGATGAAGACAGGGAAGAGgtggatgatgatgatgaggggGCTGCAGACCAACCTTCATCCTCGCAGGGCACCAAGCGGAAGAGAGATGATGATGATCCGTCGGGCAGTGGAGATGACAGTGAGGATGATGGTGTTGAGGACTTAAGGCCTTTCAAGCACCACTGATGAAGCAGCCAATGTACATGGATAATCTCCCTCCCCCTTCCTCTCAGCTAGAAGTAAGCAGCAggatcagcagcagcaggccggAACAGAAATGGTGGGTTTCCCCTGTCTTCTTTTTTATTGTTTTTTCGTGTAAAAACTTTGATGAATTGAGAGAGCTTCAGCCTCCTCTTTAAATAGCAGATTTTAGGAGGTAATGGAGAACACCTTCTGTAGCCTTGTAGGCTAGTAGCCAACCAGTTGAGTTATTCAGTCTCCCTCTTGCCTGCACTCCTTTCTATTTGATTTTTCCCTCCAGATTTTCAAATGGTAGTTGCAACCCAGGGTTTCCCTCCACCCTTTCAAATTTCTGTTGCTTTGGCAGTATAGCCATGCTCTAGCTGTAGTTTCCCTCCAAAAGAAAGCCCGGGAAATGGCCCCCTTTCAAATGCCTCTAGTAGCCGTTGCCTCCATTTGAATTCCTGAAGTTAGCACCTCCAATTGGCTGAATTGCTGTGTGTTCTGGTTACTGCTTTGAGATAGGTGAAATGGCTGTGGTTGCAGCGATGGAGGCGCCGCCCTGAGCCTGTAGAGGCAACCGGGCTCCCAGTCCTTGTATTTTTAAGCGAATATTTTGGTTGGAGAGGCTGCTTCAGGGCCTGCAGCGGCCTGTGTGTCTATGGTTCACGGTGGTCGCGCCGTGTTGCTCGTGGTCCATCACGAGGATTGGGTTTTGTCTCTCTGTCAGGCGGGTCCCAGTTGCAGGGTGTATTAAGGTTAAGGCCGCCTGGTCTTGGAGTAAAAATCAGGCTTGCCGAGTAAAAAGGCCTTTCAACGGTTCTGTTGGTTGGGCGCTGGACGCCTGAAGTGGAGTGGAGCAATTCCCTTGTTTGTTTGGGTGCGAGGAGGAGCCCAGGGGAGACGATGGAGTACAGCCGCGGCATTTCCCTTTTGCTTTTGGCAAGTTGCGCTGGTATGGATGGGGACGAGAGGAAAGTGGTGCCGGTGGCGGTGGGGTCGGGGGTAACGTGACCTGGTGGTGGCGCGAGACCGTTGGTGGGCCCGGTTTGGGTTGGGACTCGGGCAGTGTCGGTGTGCGTGGCCCGAGGTGGGGACGTGGGGTAGGACCGTAGGAGTAGGGGcggagctgcaggagatccgggCGGATCCGGACGGGATGCCTCCGCCGGATGCTTCTCGGCTTCTCGCCCTATAGGGAGGGCAACTCCTTCCTACCCTTTCTTTAGCTCGCGGCTAATGACGGTACTGCCCCTGCGCCTGGGTGCCGGGCCCGCCGTGTTGAATATTCGGCTCGCCTAGTTTGACACGTCTCCGGCGGAGCGCAATGTGCGACGCGTGACTAGAGCCGAGGGCCACCGCGGGTGTGGTGGGGCCGGTAGGGTTCTGGACCCGCAGGTCAGTGTCTCGTGCCGAGGGTCGTGTTCGTCTATGAAGCGCGCTAGTGCAACCCAGGCGTACTACgcgggtgggtgggtgggtgggatGGATTTGGGGATCACGCGGAGTTACTGGCCGTTACTACGGCGCGGTTATTGCTCTGCTCACCAGACCCGGTGCTTTTGCGCGACGGCGATAATGACATGGACCGGGCTCACAGTTACGATGCCTGCGCATGTGGTCCGGGTCTACGGATCGGTGTATGGAATCGTGATAAGGAGGAACGACGAGAGCAGGTAACACCGGGCAGGCTGCAGGCACCAACAGTTGGGCACCCTATACTCGTGAGGCGTGCATGATGGGTgacgagcaggagctggcagagCAGGGCAACGGCTAGACAGGTCCACAGGAACAGATGGCGCTCCGGCGAAACGGGTGACTTTAGATGCGGCCTTCGACTTTTCCTTCTCTTCGTTAAGCAAGCCGTTTCCGGAAgaaaagatttttttttttgttgaagAGAATACTAAGCCGTCGTGCAGCGCGAGTGCGTGGACCTCCGTTATGGGCGGGTCAGGACTCGTGCGCCTACTAGGACCGATCCTATGGCTATGGCCTAGTGTGGGGCAGGCGGGCAGCCGAACGCGGAGCGgcgacggggatggccggatggGTGCGGCCAAGTCATAAAGTCGTCGCTGGGGATTGGGGGTGCTATCCGGGGCCACTGTCAGTGACGCTAGGGCGGAGAGTGCTCGGCCCAGGCCCAGAGCGATCCCGGCAATCGGCCCACTAGTTCTCTTTGCGAAACAACAATAGCACTTTCTGAATCCACGCACGGACTTGTGCCCTCATTGACTGGTAGGCGGGCCAACTGCCAGTGTCACGGCCTAATACTGTAGCGATTGATCTGAAGCGTCGATGATAATCGGAGGGACCACGCCGCGCAACTCGTGAGCCACGCGGCCGATCCGTCCCGTTCCGTGAGAGAGCCAGCTGAGGCTGCCGTGAGCCTGTGACCGTCAACGGAATGGCTTTTGCTCAGACTCAGAGGTGcaaccgcgccgcgccgcgagGCCCGCAGGTTCAGGAGGCGAGCAGATAAGCGTGGCGGCAAGCAGCCAAAGCAATGCCGTCCAACTGAACCAGTGGACAGGAGCCACCACCTCCGACACGAGAGGACCAACCGCCTACGGTCTACCATTAACCAACCGCCTCATCTCCTCTTCGATCCTTTTCCGCCTCCGTGTCTCCAGCAGCGCGCTGATTCGCATGCTGCCCGGGCTCCGCGGCTCGTGAAACCGTTGGTGTCTGCTCGCTCTCGCGCCGGTTTCGCCATGGCGCCTCAGCCTTTGCACACCCTGAGGCTGAGCACTCCCGCTGGCCATGCAGTGTGCAGGTGCTCCGCCGCCCCGATCTTCGGGAAGAGGCTGCCGGCCATCGTCGCCTTCCCCCgtgccggcagcggcggcgccgtcgTCTTGTGCTCGGCCGTGCAGGAGTCGTCCACCTCCACCACCGGTACCGCCTTCTGCTTGATTGAGTCCAGCACTTTCCTGTTCTAAATAAGTTCTCCCAACTCGCTGTACGGTTCTAATTGAGGCTTTAGAAATGTTGGATGTGTGGATCGATGCCTATGCAGTATGCACTCTGGGATTTGAAGGGCTGACATGGTTTTCTTTATTTCCATTTCATGTAGTTAGCAAGAAGAAGGATGCTGCAGACGGTGAAAAAAAGGAAGCCACGGCTGCGGCAGCGaagccggccgcggccgcgaagCCAAAGAAGGCCCCGGCGAAGCCGCTGCCAGAGATGATGCAGGAGGAGATCATCCCGCCGCTGAAGGTCGCCCTGGAGGCGGAGGAGAACGTGTCCCAGGTCCAGCTTTCCTTCCAAAACAACACGGTGAGTACTGACTGGAATCCAGAATGTTTGTAGCTACTGAGCTCTGACGGTTTCAGAGTTACAAAAAAACCGGAGTGTTGTACTGTGGCATTGCTATATAGTACATCTGTTCCAGCAAACAAGATATGAATGCACGATTATATTGACTGAGCGTTCTTGCACCTTAGTATAAATTAACATGACGAGGATCAGCTGAATGCCTGAATTTTAATAATGAACACGCTGAATGCCTGAATTTTAGTAATGAACACGAAATTGTCCTGGCTAATATTACCACACACCATATCAAGAGTTATGTGTAGTGTGTAGTTTATGACTTTCCCGAGCACTGTATCGGAGAAGGTAAAACTGACCAGTAGTATCAATAGCAGATTAGCAGCATAGCACAATTGTGATTAAGCCAGGTCCATGCTCTAACATCACTGGATACTTCATCACAAACAGTTTAATTTGTTGATGGACATGCATCCAGTAAATACACACAACTGCTCAAGCATACTCTTTTACCAAAAAAAACAGTTTAATGGATTGACTGACATACATCCTGTATGTAACTGTGTATGCACAACCATGCAAGCATACTGTTCTGcaaaaaaacaaacaaacaaacaaatggTTGTACCAGCTTGCATCTCCTTGCACCACTGTTATACACAATGCTAACATATCTGAGCAATTGTTCAGGATTGCAGAATGCAAAACTTGAGGTAATTAGCAGATTTCTAATCCTTTGCTGATGAATTGCAGTTGGAGGGTTCCTTCATAAAGGATGACGTCCCCTATTATTTTTGGGCCTTCTTTCCGAAAGGAGACCTCACAGGTACATACTGTCTTAAGTTTCTGTCATCTCCTTCTTGAACTTCGATGTGCAATGCTGTTTTCCTTGCTGAAAGTTCTGCTGATAGGAACATCATTAATTATAATCATTGGTTCATAACCAATATTTGAGTCTGTTGCTAACAATCTTACGGGAAAAAAATGTGCTCCGCTGATTTGATCATTTGACTCTGCTGATTCTGAATACTGCATGGCACATCTATACTACTTTCATCTGCTATGCAGTGGTATAAACTACAGGTTTTCTTTAACAACAGTATGATGTAGCATATTTTGCAGCATGCCGCAACTAAAGAATTTTGTCTTTAATCATTATGATATAGCACATAACTAAAGAACTAAAGAATTTTGTTACTGAATAATGCCCGGCATACCTAGATGAGAACTATCAGTTCTTTGTCCATCTAAGACTTTGCAGTATGATAGCACAAAAGCTGCATTGCAATGCCGCTAGTCTTGGAAACCAGCAAACTGAATTGATAAGAGGCGCATACTTATAATCTCCTAACGAGAAATGCAGGACCGAAGGGCTTTGCGCTATCGTCCTACAGCAACGAAGTCAGCACCATCGAGCCGTTCCTAGTCGATGAGAAGAGGGTAACTGCCCAGTACGTGGTGTTCTGGGTTTACAAGCGGCTGGCCGGGCAAGGCATCCTTCCCGTCTGGAAGGAAGAGGAGGGGGGGGAGGAAGAGGGCGCAAAGTAGTGTGATCTCGCGCAGGCACATACAGACAGTCTGTCCGCTGTGAACATACACAATTGATCGTGTCCGAATGTATAATGACTCTGTAAAGTTCGTCTGCTAATATACCGATAATTTTACTGGTAATGGTTCTGTTTGTTTGTATAGTTAAAACCAACCGCCGTTTCGTCTACCAGTCACGTATAAACGGCAACATTGGTTGGTCGTGTTGGCTGCGTACTTGCACACTAGCCATACAGCAGAAGTCCAAATTTGTCAGACTGGTTTGCGCTGGGCAACCTGGACGGGCCTTCGAGGGCCGGGCCGGCTCGGTTTCTCTTGATTTTGTTGTTTCTTGTGGCCCCAGCGAATACGAACGAAGACGTATCTCTTTCGTCGACAAGAGAACGGCCAATAGGTCCAAGACGGGTGCCATCTGAAAGCTCTGGTGTCTGAAGATAATTATCGCTAGTCGCTGGGTCCTACCTGTCGCACTCTATCCCTCCAGTCCTTGGCCATTATCCGAGGCGTCCACGTGCACGACCGTATGGAAATGCAAGATGTAATTTTCTTATCAGTGTGGAAAAACAcagagaggagaaggggaatcACCACGCGGATTTGAAGCAGCCAAAGCCCAGAACTCATGAAAAACATTTCGAGACAAGGGCAGGCTGCCTTTTCGGATATGAAGAGATTGTTCACGCTTGTTTGTCAGTACCTAGGTTTAGAGGATAGGTTCATGCTCTCATTTTGCATTTTCTGTGCAAGGATCTGCTGGAATTCCTACACAAAAATCCTTGAGCACGAAACAAGAAAGACCAAGAtcttttttctcttttccttttttttttgggttcctttttccccttctcctcccaAGTCCCAAACCAACATCGACATGCCGACGCTCAAAAACTGGCCAAAACTGAAGAGCACTCGGCACGCGTACAGGGACAGATACACACGCTGCGGTTAGCCAGTTTTAGCCCGTATCGCCAATCGCCATGCTCGCCTACCTCCTCCAcgccccagccgccgccgtcgtcgccgcggCGCCCAGCGCCTTCACCCTCCGCTCTCTCCCGCCGGCGAGGACCCCGttcctcccctccctcccgcGCCCGGCCTCGCCCAGGCGCGCCGCCGCGTCCGccttctcccccgccgccgcggccgcccccaTCGCGGCCTCGCTGCTAGAGGGCCCCGTGCTGGTCTGGGCCGGCCGGCTCTGCCTCTACTACGCGCTCCTCCACGCCGGGCTCGCGGGCTCCCCGCGCAACCCCTTCCTCTCCCACGGTAATCGCGCCGCGGGGTTTCGATTCGTGCCGGTTTCGGTTCGGGAATGGGGAGGGGGAGTTGATGGTTTCTGATGCTTGTGTGGTGCGCAGAGAtcggcgacgacggcgccggcgaCAGCGACCTAGGGTTCTCCAAGTGGGCCGAGAAGCTCCGTGGCGGCGCCTCAGGTTTCGTGCAGTTCTCAAATTTGTTAATGCTTGATCGTAATTGTTTATTTATTTGTGCATCTCTCGTGGTCATCGTTGATGCTCTGTCAAGTGGAGGCGGATATCCAGAAAGATGTATACGGTTCTGCATCTGCAAGGAGATTTCGGATGTGAAAGGATATTGTTCCTTTTCAGAATCTGTTTCTAATGTCTAGGGAGGACATAGTACATGGTGGCAGGTAGTTTAATGTCTTGGGAGCAATTTGTCAAGTCTGGGGCCAAAAGGTTTGAAGCACATTTCTGTTTGTTAGGGTGGTTATCTCAAAGAGCCAAAGTGTAAAGGGAGGTTAACTTGGAGATGGTAGAAAGAGGTGTCAACATGCCACGCTGTCATGGGGTCATCCACTGGGTTGATACTTGATAGTATTGATGTGATAATCCGAATGTTACACATGCTTGGGGGTTGAGGGTAGAGCACTCAGGATGCTTTAAATGGAAGGTTTGGGTTCTGTAGGCT is part of the Panicum hallii strain FIL2 chromosome 2, PHallii_v3.1, whole genome shotgun sequence genome and encodes:
- the LOC112881315 gene encoding uncharacterized protein LOC112881315; its protein translation is MAPQPLHTLRLSTPAGHAVCRCSAAPIFGKRLPAIVAFPRAGSGGAVVLCSAVQESSTSTTVSKKKDAADGEKKEATAAAAKPAAAAKPKKAPAKPLPEMMQEEIIPPLKVALEAEENVSQVQLSFQNNTLEGSFIKDDVPYYFWAFFPKGDLTGPKGFALSSYSNEVSTIEPFLVDEKRVTAQYVVFWVYKRLAGQGILPVWKEEEGGEEEGAK
- the LOC112880267 gene encoding acidic leucine-rich nuclear phosphoprotein 32-related protein 1 → MVDEAWERAVEAALHAGGEGSSSPARSLTLDGAVKCMYGRLPAAEILERHQSLEHLSIAGVGVTSLEGFPRLRNLTRLTLSDNRIAGGLDHLVAAGLSSLRDLDLSNNRIQDVDDLAPLAGLRLVSLDLYECPVTRVKDYRSRVFGMIRTLKYLDKMDADENERPESDDDDDDGDGDGDGEGDGEGDGDGDGDGDEDDDDEEDEDDPGSGEVANGGVSHSRGGVASHPVEVNGVIDVDEEESDADEVVPNGGIEHHHGANGFRVAAAGEAPEEEDEDVEDDDEDDDEDFEEEEEEEDLGEEIDEDGDDEDAVVEVHDVPSSDDEEDGVEVEDDEEDDEEEEVEDEGEEAEPQSSGRVAMMTGEDGGEEIDGHEHGEGDDEDENGEIGEEDDEGLEADRGFEEGNEDEDADDEDEDTEYLVQPIAQPQPVPIGSDFDAADPDDADEDREEVDDDDEGAADQPSSSQGTKRKRDDDDPSGSGDDSEDDGVEDLRPFKHH
- the LOC112880269 gene encoding uncharacterized protein LOC112880269 isoform X2; protein product: MLAYLLHAPAAAVVAAAPSAFTLRSLPPARTPFLPSLPRPASPRRAAASAFSPAAAAAPIAASLLEGPVLVWAGRLCLYYALLHAGLAGSPRNPFLSHEIGDDGAGDSDLGFSKWAEKLRGGASGENDAQDKKKLTSKWRPTTKGTLKRTYRVRSTDEGRRILKEIASVLSQDDHFVDASTHKGCQIRRESAHGESVCCYNVRALFDELPTPHLVLEITPFPAGHLTDNDYRKAERLEMVLRLSASI